A window from Cellulomonas sp. C5510 encodes these proteins:
- the sucC gene encoding ADP-forming succinate--CoA ligase subunit beta — protein MDLFEYQARDMFERHGVPVLGGIVATTPAEARTAAETLLAAEGATGVVVVKAQVKTGGRGKAGGVKIARSADEAEARAAEILGMDIKGHTVHRVMVAAGASIAEEYYFSLLLDRAERRYLAMASVEGGMEIEQLAVERPEALARVPVDPRTGIDAAKADEIVAAAGFDAAVAPKVAAVLTRLWDVYREEDATLVEVNPLVLTEAGDVVALDGKVTLDGNAEFRHEDHAALEDAAAADPLEARAKAKDLNYVKLDGEVGVIGNGAGLVMSTLDVVAYAGREHGGVKPANFLDIGGGASAEVMAAGLDIILSDPQVKAVFVNVFGGITACDAVANGIVAALGILGDQATKPLVVRLDGNNVVAGRRILRDAAHPLVTLAETMDGGAAEAARLAATA, from the coding sequence ATCGTCGCGACGACGCCCGCCGAGGCGCGGACCGCGGCCGAGACCCTGCTGGCCGCCGAGGGCGCCACGGGCGTGGTCGTCGTCAAGGCGCAGGTGAAGACCGGCGGCCGCGGCAAGGCCGGCGGCGTGAAGATCGCCCGCTCCGCCGACGAGGCCGAGGCGCGGGCCGCCGAGATCCTCGGCATGGACATCAAGGGCCACACGGTGCACCGCGTGATGGTCGCCGCGGGCGCGAGCATCGCGGAGGAGTACTACTTCTCCCTGCTGCTCGACCGCGCCGAGCGCCGGTACCTCGCCATGGCGAGCGTCGAGGGCGGCATGGAGATCGAGCAGCTCGCGGTGGAGCGCCCGGAGGCGCTCGCGCGCGTCCCGGTGGACCCGCGGACCGGCATCGACGCCGCGAAGGCCGACGAGATCGTCGCGGCCGCCGGCTTCGACGCCGCGGTGGCCCCGAAGGTCGCCGCCGTGCTGACCCGGCTGTGGGACGTCTACCGCGAGGAGGACGCCACGCTCGTCGAGGTGAACCCGCTCGTCCTGACCGAGGCGGGCGACGTGGTCGCGCTCGACGGCAAGGTCACGCTCGACGGCAACGCGGAGTTCCGTCACGAGGACCACGCGGCCCTCGAGGACGCCGCCGCGGCGGACCCGCTCGAGGCGAGGGCCAAGGCGAAGGACCTCAACTACGTGAAGCTCGACGGCGAGGTCGGCGTCATCGGCAACGGCGCCGGTCTGGTCATGAGCACGCTGGACGTGGTCGCGTACGCCGGCCGGGAGCACGGCGGCGTCAAGCCGGCGAACTTCCTCGACATCGGCGGCGGCGCCTCGGCGGAGGTCATGGCGGCCGGTCTCGACATCATCCTGTCGGACCCGCAGGTGAAGGCCGTGTTCGTCAACGTGTTCGGCGGCATCACGGCGTGCGACGCGGTCGCCAACGGCATCGTCGCGGCGCTGGGCATCCTGGGCGACCAGGCCACCAAGCCGCTCGTCGTGCGCCTCGACGGCAACAACGTGGTCGCGGGCCGGCGCATCCTGAGGGACGCGGCCCACCCGCTCGTCACGCTGGCCGAGACGATGGACGGGGGTGCGGCCGAGGCCGCCCGCCTGGCCGCGACCGCCTGA
- the sucD gene encoding succinate--CoA ligase subunit alpha, with protein sequence MAIFLTADSKVIVQGMTGSEGSKHTTRMLAAGTTIVGGVNPRKAGTSVEYPRGDGSGLTVAIPVFGTVRDAVEATRADVSVIFVPPAFTKAAVIEAVDAGVPLIVIITEGVPVADTAEFFAYAQDKGVRLVGPNCPGLISPGKSNVGIIPADITGPGRIGLVSKSGTLTYQMMYELRDLGFSTAVGIGGDPIIGTTHIDALAAFEADPETDLVVLIGEIGGDAEERAAAYIAEHVTKPVVAYVAGFTAPEGKTMGHAGAIVSGSAGTAQAKKEALEAAGVKVGTTPTETAELARALLS encoded by the coding sequence ATGGCGATCTTCCTGACCGCGGACTCCAAGGTCATCGTGCAGGGCATGACCGGGTCCGAAGGCAGCAAGCACACCACCCGCATGCTCGCCGCCGGCACGACCATCGTCGGCGGCGTGAACCCGCGCAAGGCCGGCACCAGCGTGGAGTACCCGCGCGGCGACGGCTCCGGCCTCACCGTGGCGATCCCGGTGTTCGGCACGGTGCGCGACGCCGTCGAGGCGACCCGGGCCGACGTGTCCGTGATCTTCGTGCCGCCGGCCTTCACCAAGGCGGCCGTGATCGAGGCCGTCGACGCGGGCGTGCCGCTGATCGTGATCATCACCGAGGGTGTGCCGGTGGCCGACACCGCCGAGTTCTTCGCCTACGCGCAGGACAAGGGCGTGCGCCTCGTCGGCCCGAACTGCCCGGGTCTCATCAGCCCGGGGAAGTCGAACGTCGGCATCATCCCCGCGGACATCACGGGGCCCGGCCGTATCGGTCTGGTGTCGAAGTCCGGCACGCTGACCTACCAGATGATGTACGAGCTGCGGGACCTCGGGTTCTCCACGGCGGTCGGCATCGGCGGGGACCCGATCATCGGCACGACGCACATCGACGCGCTGGCGGCGTTCGAGGCCGACCCGGAGACCGACCTCGTCGTGCTCATCGGCGAGATCGGCGGCGACGCGGAGGAGCGTGCGGCGGCGTACATCGCCGAGCACGTCACGAAGCCGGTCGTCGCGTACGTCGCCGGGTTCACCGCGCCGGAGGGCAAGACGATGGGTCACGCCGGCGCCATCGTGTCTGGCTCGGCCGGCACCGCGCAGGCCAAGAAGGAGGCCCTCGAGGCCGCGGGAGTCAAGGTCGGGACCACCCCGACCGAGACCGCGGAGCTCGCCCGGGCGCTGCTGTCCTGA